A stretch of the Vitis riparia cultivar Riparia Gloire de Montpellier isolate 1030 chromosome 13, EGFV_Vit.rip_1.0, whole genome shotgun sequence genome encodes the following:
- the LOC117927644 gene encoding uncharacterized protein LOC117927644, with translation MTLHRGFSTRSPPPGAASSPNPYAPILRSQHRHSCQPRCRLPPRSAATRRRLLPPGSPFGFPQSDLNYPVHSMRMPHLLPSHVGVTAVPGSAPIKGIPVSAHPKVAPSPPSVSDCNGYKDSRDRNRDDTFVTVRDRKVRISDGASIYALCRSWLRNGFSEETQPQHYDSMKSLPRPLPIPVTDPNLPKKKEDDDEEEDEGSVENLLPQDLLQRHIKRAKKVRARLREQRLKRIARYKTRLALLLPPPVEQFRNDTGAGN, from the exons ATGACCCTCCACAGGGGATTCTCTACCCGGTCGCCTCCTCCGGGCGCGGCTTCATCCCCAAACCCCTACGCCCCAATCCTCCGATCACAACACCGTCACAGTTGCCAACCCCGGTGCCGCCTTCCTCCTCGATCAGCAGCCACGCGCCGCCGCCTTCTCCCACCAGGCTCGCCCTTTGGGTTCCCCCAGTCGGACCTCAACTACCCTGTGCACTCCATGAGAATGCCCCACTTGCTCCCTTCTCACGTAGGTGTGACTGCGGTTCCTGGTTCGGCTCCCATCAAGGGAATTCCGGTTTCCGCACACCCCAAG GTTGCTCCATCTCCACCATCAGTTTCTGATTGTAATGGCTATAAAGACTCAAG GGATAGAAATCGAGATGATACTTTTGTGACTGTTAGAGACCGAAAA GTCAGAATATCAGATGGTGCTTCAATTTATGCACTTTGTCGATCTTGGTTAAGGAATGGTTTTTCTGAAGAAACTCAG CCACAACATTATGATAGTATGAAGTCTCTTCCAAGACCTTTGCCTATACCTGTGACAGATCCCAATTTGCCGAAGAAAAAGGAGGATGACGATGAAGAAGAG GATGAGGGGTCTGTTGAGAACTTACTTCCACAAGATCTGTTACAAAGGCATATCAAGCGTGCTAAAAAGGTTCGGGCACG ATTAAGGGAACAACGATTAAAACGAATTGCAAGATACAAAACTAGGCTTGCTCTTCTCCTTCCCCCACCTGTAGAACAGTTCAGAAATGATACAGGTGCTGGAAACTGA
- the LOC117927645 gene encoding LOW QUALITY PROTEIN: protein N-terminal asparagine amidohydrolase-like (The sequence of the model RefSeq protein was modified relative to this genomic sequence to represent the inferred CDS: deleted 1 base in 1 codon) yields the protein MAIGSTVTGAAGGGSVENERMVAVVVAVVAVVVEVVAVVAAGVAAVVEDLEKPWAVWWRGFRGSLGESVFLSIPRSNPTKKDDFCRWVGVDPSETRSSPSQAGDLLMALLEHPVLVSSSHSFKAIPERKFQFEQAGSEGSTQSKCVYVFQREYATVDPKLVDLVGTDEATTCVGIVIRNRKSGMISVAHMDSPTVVDGGLTQMLSLVHNHGFDVELDVHLIGGFDDSSPKASHKTRSKRQEIWDGYSLPLCIKIIDALWRSRENFHIQTLCLLGHNTRRDSEGNGYPIFNGFLAETSTGRILPASFDRTTRCPEEIVRRIRVSVSYEDPSWDGRLLETYDTRTDQFKIAPCTWTMCQLHIAMTLQHLSDSEILRTCSTSPSAEAPDFLDNIRRCWDYLTHRPDWRETFPMKQPRVFKRTAGGWARCTQGSSINHPTRVDYSVN from the exons ATGGCCATCGGATCCACGGTTACTGGTGCCGCTGGGGGTGGGAGTGTAGAGAATGAACGGATGGTGGCCGTGGTCGTGGCAGTGGTGGCGGTGGTCGTGGAAGTGGTAGCAGTGGTGGCGGCGGGCGTAGCGGCGGTGGTGGAGGATCTGGAGAAGCCATGGGCAGTGTGGTGGCGGGGATTTCGGGGGAGTCTTGG GGAGAGTGTTTTTCTCTCAATTCCCAGATCAAATCCCACAAAGAAAGATGATTTTTGTAGGTGGGTCGGTGTGGATCCATCTGAGACTCGATCATCTCCGTCTCAG GCAGGTGATCTTCTGATGGCCTTGTTGGAACACCCTGTTCTGGTATCTTCTTCACATTCATTCAAAGCTATCCCAGAGAGGAAGTTTCAGTTC GAGCAGGCTGGTTCAGAGGGATCCACTCAGAGCAAATGTGTTTACGTGTTCCAGAGAGAGTATGCAACTGTTGACCCTAAGCTCGTGGAT TTGGTTGGCACCGATGAAGCAACAACTTGTGTGGGCATTGTGATCCGAAACCGAAAATCTGGAAT GATCTCTGTTGCCCATATGGATTCTCCCACTGTTGTTGATGGAGGCCTCACCCAGATGTTATCACTTGTTCACAATCACGGCTTTGATGTCGAGTTGGAT GTGCATCTTATTGGTGGTTTCGACGATTCCTCACCTAAG GCCAGCCATAAAACTAGATCAAAAAGGCAGGAAATATGGGATGGTTATTCCCTTCCTTTGTGCATCAAAATTATTGATGCTTTGTGGAGAAGCCGagaaaattttcacattcaaaCTCTGTGTCTTCTTGGGCACAACACCAGAAGGGATTCTGAAGGAAATGGATACCCCATTTTCAATGGGTTCTTG GCAGAAACTTCCACCGGGCGGATCCTCCCAGCAAGCTTTGACAGAACTACCAGATGCCCAGAAGAAATTGTCCGGCGGATTCGAGTGTCTGTCTCCTACGAGGATCCCAGTTGGGATGGCCGGTTACTTGAGACATATGACACTCGGACCGACCAATTCAAAATCGCGCCCTGCACCTG GACCATGTGCCAGTTACACATTGCTATGACACTACAACATCTTTCTGATTCAGAAATTCTCCGGACATGCTCGACTTCACCTTCTGCAGAGGCCCCGGATTTCTTGGACAATATCAGAAG GTGTTGGGACTACTTGACTCATCGACCAGACTGGAGGGAGACCTTTCCAATGAAGCAGCCTCGCGTATTCAAGAGGACTGCAGGAGGCTGGGCAAGATGCACACAGGGTTCTTCCATAAACCACCCTACTCGGGTTGATTACTCGGTAAATTAA
- the LOC117929220 gene encoding uncharacterized protein LOC117929220, which yields MENNSRGDIMDLDLNLEPLDPPHDSMLGLGSLLTEIETAHGRIEERIRQLEAVNSRARQRQRWRQGRIPPQTTTISTEPMQVNSIEGRVQNGECSVAGQERTVENREGCKRNGAYLVAKALGMGTNANGGSFFDCNICLDMARDPILTCCGHLFCWPCFYQLPNVHSNVKECPECNGEVIETHVTPIYGHGSNNHKVATGDLGVKAPPRPHAHRIESMRQQRVARGIPSFPSEETLRIISSRISRQQARTTTERSNVLPSQNSTSQVPPGSEAEPSQGLRSVQFSRLLSQGTASFSSLSSALNTALNSAERLVEDLEEYIHSHLTRSHASSAVNERETLTTIAAVLQLESQALSTGVNTTVPPSSSSSRTDVSAIAMRSEDQVTDSTEINISVPHSSSSRRRNDAPGASDMETGDTREPRRRRLR from the coding sequence ATGGAGAATAATTCAAGGGGAGATATAATGGATCTTGATTTAAACCTAGAGCCTTTAGACCCTCCTCATGATTCCATGTTGGGATTAGGATCTTTATTGACTGAAATTGAAACTGCACATGGACGGATTGAAGAACGTATCCGACAACTTGAAGCCGTTAATTCCAGGGCTAGGCAGCGTCAGAGATGGCGCCAAGGTCGAATACCCCCTCAAACAACAACAATATCCACAGAACCCATGCAGGTTAACTCAATTGAGGGTAGAGTGCAAAATGGTGAGTGTAGTGTCGCTGGGCAAGAAAGAACTGTTGAGAATAGGGAGGGCTGTAAAAGGAATGGAGCCTATTTGGTAGCTAAGGCGTTGGGAATGGGTACAAATGCTAATGGTGGGAGCTTTTTTGATTGTAATATATGCTTGGACATGGCCAGAGATCCTATACTGACTTGTTGTGGTCACTTGTTTTGTTGGCCATGCTTCTATCAGTTGCCCAATGTTCATTCAAATGTGAAGGAATGCCCTGAATGTAATGGAGAGGTGATAGAAACACACGTTACTCCAATTTATGGCCATGGGAGCAATAACCATAAAGTGGCTACAGGGGATTTAGGAGTGAAGGCCCCCCCTAGGCCTCATGCACATAGGATTGAAAGTATGAGGCAGCAACGTGTTGCCCGAGGCATACCTTCATTTCCATCTGAGGAAACACTGCGGATTATTAGCAGCCGGATTTCACGGCAACAGGCACGCACTACAACTGAGAGAAGCAATGTCTTGCCCAGCCAAAATTCTACTTCACAGGTACCACCCGGCTCAGAGGCTGAGCCCAGCCAGGGCCTCCGTTCTGTTCAGTTTTCAAGATTATTATCACAAGGAACggcttccttttcttccctttcatcTGCATTGAATACTGCACTGAATTCTGCGGAAAGATTGGTTGAGGACCTTGAGGAGTATATTCATAGCCACCTTACAAGAAGCCATGCTTCATCTGCTGTTAATGAGAGAGAGACTCTTACAACCATTGCAGCTGTTCTACAACTGGAAAGCCAAGCTCTCAGCACTGGTGTTAACACCACCGTGCCCCCTTCTTCTTCATCCTCCAGAACTGATGTGTCTGCCATTGCTATGCGCTCTGAAGACCAGGTAACAGATTCTACCGAAATCAATATATCAGTGCCCCATTCTTCATCTTCTAGGAGAAGAAATGATGCTCCAGGAGCCTCAGATATGGAGACTGGAGATACCCGTGAGCCTCGAAGGAGAAGGTTGAGATGA
- the LOC117929222 gene encoding homeobox-leucine zipper protein HOX11-like, whose amino-acid sequence MELELSLGDASSKPFAFMEKAHRQVANKGLGFSMGLGLGSAGRDQEEQKIHEVADDDDDDDGEDDDDGRDQRASMGLPLQLDLLPLAPVPRNQASHQGLTWPSDNGSSEAGSSGNVGLPARGLDVNRLPSTAVTAAAGEEVEDGAAAEVESSPNSAASSFQMDFCIYRGGNGGTKRDFEGGEAERASSRASDEDDNGLTRKKLRLSKEQSAFLEESFKEHNTLNPKQKLALAKQLNLRPRQVEVWFQNRRARTKLKQTEVDCEYLKRCCETLTEENRRLHKELQELRALKTSNPFYMQLPATTLTMCPSCERVAATSTAPSAAASTATTATDPSTTTTANRPRFYPFSHQPPGAS is encoded by the exons atggAGCTGGAGCTGAGCCTGGGCGATGCTTCTTCGAAGCCCTTTGCTTTCATGGAGAAGGCTCACCGTCAGGTTGCCAAcaagggtttagggtttagcaTGGGTTTAGGGCTGGGTTCTGCTGGAAGAGACCAGGAAGAACAGAAAATCCATGAAGTGGCTGATGATGACGACGACGACGATGGAGAAGACGACGATGATGGAAGGGACCAAAGGGCCTCCATGGGCCTGCCTCTTCAGCTCGATCTTCTTCCTCTCGCTCCAGTTCCAAGGAATCAAGCTTCGCACCAGGGCCTGACATGGCCGTCTGACAACG GGAGCTCCGAGGCGGGCTCGTCCGGAAACGTGGGGCTGCCGGCGAGGGGGCTTGACGTGAACAGGTTGCCGTCTACGGCGGTGACGGCGGCGGCGGGGGAGGAGGTGGAGGACGGGGCGGCGGCGGAGGTGGAATCATCTCCGAACAGTGCAGCGTCGTCTTTTCAGATGGATTTCTGCATTTACAGAGGCGGAAATGGCGGAACCAAGAGGGACTTCGAAGGTGGCGAGGCGGAAAGAGCTTCTTCCAGAGCCAGCGACGAAGACGATAACGGCCTCACCAGAAAAAAGCTCCGTCTCTCCAAAGAACAGTCCGCTTTCCTCGAAGAAAGCTTCAAAGAACACAACACCCTCAATCCT AAACAGAAGCTGGCGCTTGCAAAGCAGTTGAACCTGCGGCCACGGCAAGTGGAAGTTTGGTTTCAGAATAGAAGAGCAAG GACGAAGTTGAAGCAGACGGAAGTGGACTGCGAGTATCTGAAGAGGTGCTGCGAGACACTGACAGAAGAAAACAGAAGACTCCACAAGGAGCTTCAAGAGCTGAGGGCTCTCAAGACTTCCAACCCATTCTACATGCAGCTCCCCGCCACCACCCTCACCATGTGCCCCTCCTGTGAGCGGGTCGCCGCCACCTCCACCGCCCCCTCGGCCGCCGCGTCCACCGCCACCACCGCCACAGAcccctccaccaccaccaccgccaACAGACCCAGATTCTACCCTTTCTCACATCAGCCTCCTGGAGCTTCATGA